The sequence GTCTTCGTGGTCCTTGCGGCGCAGAAGGGGCTGACCCATCTGTCTCCCTTCGTGATGACCGGTCTGCTGGGCGGCTTTACCACCTTTTCCGCCTTCTCGCTGGAGACTGCGACACTGATCGAACGACAGGCTTACGGGCTTGCGGGGCTCTATGTCGGGATGTCGGTGGTTCTGTCCATCGGCGCGCTGATGCTGGGGCTCTGGGCCGCACGGGGGGCTTTCGCATGAGCCGGGTACAAACCGTTACCGTCGAGGAAGGCGAGGGCGACCAGCGCCTCGACCGTTGGTTCAAGCGGCGGTTTCCGCAGATCTCGCAGGGGCGTGTCGAAAAGATGTGCCGCAAGGGCGAGATCCGCGTCGACGGTGGCCGGGTCAAGGGCGCGACGCGTCTCGAGGTGGGCCAGCAGGTGCGCATTCCGCCGTTGCCCGAGGGCGAAGCGCCACCGCCGCCCAAGCGAACCCGTGTCAGTGATGCGGATGCCAAGTTCATCCGCGCCTGCGTGATCTATCGCGACGACCACGTCATCGCGTTGAACAAGCCGCCCGGCCTGCCGGTGCAGGGTGGCTCCGGCCAGTCCGACCGCCATGTGGATGCGCTGTCCGAAGCGCTGATGTTCGAACTGGACGAAAAGCCGCGCCTTGTACACCGGCTTGACAAGGATACCTCCGGCGTCATGATCATGGCTCGTACCCGCGCCGTTGCCCAGGCGCTGACGGCCAATTTCCGGCACCGTGAAACGCGCAAGATCTATTGGGCCGCGGTGGCGGGCGTGCCTCATCCCAAGAACGGTCAGATCAAGTTCGGACTGGTCAAGGCAGGCGGCCATGGCGCGCGCGGCGAGGGTGAAAAGATGATCGCGGTCCATCCCGCCGATATCGACGCCACCGAAGGCGCCAAGCGTGCCACCACGGATTATGCCGTTCTGGCGCAGGCGGGTAGCCGGACCTGCTGGGCGGCGCTGATCCCGGTGACGGGCCGTACCCACCAGCTGCGCGCGCATATGGCGGAGATCGGTCATCCCATCGTGGGAGACGGGAAATACGGCGGATCGGGTCAGGAAAACCCCGGCGACGGCTGGGGCGCGCAACTGGGCGGCGACATTTCGAAGAAACTGCACCTGCATGCCCGCAGCCTGACGGTGGAGCATCCGGTGACCAAGGCGATCCTGAACCTGGTCGCGCCGCTGCCCGAGCATATGGCCCGGACGTGGGAAACCTTCCAGTGGTCGCCCGCCGACGTGCCGGACGATCCTTTCGAGGAAGGTTGGGGATGACGGTGGCCCCGCTTGGTCTGGTGATCTTCGACGTGGATGGCACGCTGGTCGACAGCCAGCACGATATCGTCGCCGCGATGGCTGCCGCCTTTGATGCGGTGCAGGTGCCGCCGCCGTCGAGAGCCGAAGTGCTTGGCATCGTGGGGCTGTCGCTCGACGTGGCGATGGCGACACTGGCGCCGACATTGGGCGCCGGCGATCATGCAAGGATGGTCGTGGCCTACAAGTCTGCCTACATGGACCTGCGCGCGCAGGCGGGCGTCGCGGAGTCCTCGCCGCTCTATCCCGGCGCACGGGCCGCGCTGGAGGCGCTGCGCGCCCGGGATGACGTCCTTCTGGGCGTGGCCACGGGGAAATCGAAGCGCGGTCTCGACAAGCTGGTGGAGGGCCACGGCCTGCACGGCATGTTCCAGACACTCCAGTGCGCGGATTTTCACCCGTCCAAGCCGCATCCATCGATGCTTCTGACGGCTCTGGCGGAAACCGGGGTCGACGCGGATCGGGCGGTGATGGTGGGCGACACCAGTTTCGACATGGACATGGCGCAAGCCGCGGGCATCGCCGGGATCGGCGTTGGCTGGGGCTATCATGACCGCTCTCGCCTGTCCGGTGCCCGTCACGTGATCGACCGGTTCGAAGCCCTGCCGGACGTGCTCGACGAGATCTGGGGAGTGCCCGCATGAGCGACTGGAAAGCCAAGAGGTTCTGGAAAGAGGCAAAGGCGGTGCCCGCAGGCGGCGGCCACGCCGTCGAACTGGATGGCCGTCCGGTCAAGACGCCGGCGAAACAGCCGTTGATCCTGCCGACGGAGGCCATGGCCAAGGCGGTCGCTGCGGAGTGGGACGCGCAGGAAGGGGTGATCAACCCGCACCTGATGCCGGTCACCAAGACAGCCAATTCCGCGATCGACAAGGTGGCGGC is a genomic window of Sulfitobacter alexandrii containing:
- the crcB gene encoding fluoride efflux transporter CrcB, whose translation is MISTLSLVALGGAIGAALRFLSGAAILRIAGPQDFPLAIITVNVAGSFLMGVFVVLAAQKGLTHLSPFVMTGLLGGFTTFSAFSLETATLIERQAYGLAGLYVGMSVVLSIGALMLGLWAARGAFA
- a CDS encoding HAD-IA family hydrolase gives rise to the protein MTVAPLGLVIFDVDGTLVDSQHDIVAAMAAAFDAVQVPPPSRAEVLGIVGLSLDVAMATLAPTLGAGDHARMVVAYKSAYMDLRAQAGVAESSPLYPGARAALEALRARDDVLLGVATGKSKRGLDKLVEGHGLHGMFQTLQCADFHPSKPHPSMLLTALAETGVDADRAVMVGDTSFDMDMAQAAGIAGIGVGWGYHDRSRLSGARHVIDRFEALPDVLDEIWGVPA
- a CDS encoding RluA family pseudouridine synthase, which gives rise to MSRVQTVTVEEGEGDQRLDRWFKRRFPQISQGRVEKMCRKGEIRVDGGRVKGATRLEVGQQVRIPPLPEGEAPPPPKRTRVSDADAKFIRACVIYRDDHVIALNKPPGLPVQGGSGQSDRHVDALSEALMFELDEKPRLVHRLDKDTSGVMIMARTRAVAQALTANFRHRETRKIYWAAVAGVPHPKNGQIKFGLVKAGGHGARGEGEKMIAVHPADIDATEGAKRATTDYAVLAQAGSRTCWAALIPVTGRTHQLRAHMAEIGHPIVGDGKYGGSGQENPGDGWGAQLGGDISKKLHLHARSLTVEHPVTKAILNLVAPLPEHMARTWETFQWSPADVPDDPFEEGWG